From the genome of Methanobrevibacter sp.:
TTTATAATGTTTAAGGCTTTTTCTTGTAGATTACAGCAACGTGTCCTCTAACGTCTACGAGCTTTGCTCTGGTTTGAGAGACTATATCGTCGATGTAAGCGTCTTTATCGCGAGCGATATTTTTTGCAAATTTAAGTTTAACGATTTCATTAGCTTTTAGCTGGCGTTTGATTTCTTCAATTACATTGTCGTTAACGCCTGACTTGCCAATGTTAATTGTCATCGCATTAAGAGCT
Proteins encoded in this window:
- a CDS encoding YhbY family RNA-binding protein, which translates into the protein MIQNKKELMNRALNAMTINIGKSGVNDNVIEEIKRQLKANEIVKLKFAKNIARDKDAYIDDIVSQTRAKLVDVRGHVAVIYKKKP